One Theropithecus gelada isolate Dixy chromosome 3, Tgel_1.0, whole genome shotgun sequence genomic window carries:
- the LOC112620415 gene encoding keratin-associated protein 12-4, which produces MCHTSCSSGCPMACPGSPCCVPSTCYPPQGCGTSCCCSAPCVILLCRPLCGVSTCCQPACCVPSPCQVACCVSVSCKPVLCVASFCPTSGCCQPSCPTLVYRLVTCSTPTCC; this is translated from the coding sequence ATGTGCCACACCAGCTGCTCTTCAGGCTGCCCGATGGCCTGCCCTGGCTCCCCATGCTGCGTCCCCAGCACCTGCTACCCACCCCAGGGCTGTGGGACCTCCTGCTGCTGCTCAGCCCCCTGTGTGATTCTGCTGTGCCGGCCCCTGTGTGGGGTGTCCACCTGCTGCCAGCCGGCCTGCTGTGTGCCCAGCCCCTGTCAGGTGGCCTGCTGTGTGTCTGTGAGCTGCAAGCCTGTTTTGTGTGTGGCCTCCTTCTGCCCAACCTCCGGGTGCTGCCagccctcctgccccaccctggtCTACAGACTGGTCACCTGCAGCACCCCCACCTGCTGCTGA